Part of the Penaeus vannamei isolate JL-2024 chromosome 17, ASM4276789v1, whole genome shotgun sequence genome is shown below.
GCTCGAAAAAGGGTCGATTCCAGAGTCTCTTCTATGACCTCTCTCGTTCCCTAGAATAATCTGACTCTTGGACACAGACAAAGTCGCGAGTGAAAAGCAAAGAACAAAACATGGTGAATGCATAGCCTCTGGTTCCATTTTAAGGCTTATCAATTTCTAATGTTTCTTCTAATTTATTTTGCTGGTTAAAATATCTAAATGTCAGAATTTTGTTGAAAAAAGTAAACATAAGCACAAATACgatacagaaataaaataaacgagaAGTTGAAATCATGAACTAAAAACGCAAGCAGAAATACGTGCACACGtgcaaataaaaacaattagGGTAGATTATACAATTAGATGATATAAAAAGGGCTTATCATATAATTGCTGGGATCAGTTTACTCGTAAACTCCAATATCATACAcgtaaaactaaaaaaagaaaagaaaaagtcttaATGAAACAATAGTCCTTATCTCCTACACTTCCCCCTTACATTAATACGTTTAATGTTGCCAAACTCCTTAACATGCAATTCATCCTAGTCCCCGGAGAGCGGTCGCAGATGCTGAAGGTTACAGAAGGGATATAAAAGGGAAGGTCTGGATGGGCGAGCATCCATACCTCTCCACAGTCGTTCGAGATGAAGACCCTCGCTGTTGGTGAGTTCGAGCTTCTCTTTGGGCTGCGTTGCTGAGACTGGGTTCCTATAGCTTCCAAATGGCAAATGGACCCGGAAGGCTGTTTCTTCAAGAATCTTAATGCATTGAGGatgcacatttttttctttgggttttgATTTGAGATTTTAGATTGGCTGCATTCCTATCCAGTTGGCAATTTTGATTCTGATTTCGGGGATACCATcattacgtttttttgttttctttttttttttttttttaatagtgtgCGTGTTGTTGGGCGTGGCCGCCGCCCTCCCCGGCCTCCGTCAGCGCCGTGACTCCTCGGCCCTCTTCTACGAGCTGCCCTCCAACGCCTCCCTCATCCTGGGCGGCATCCAGACCGGCTTCGAGTGCGGCGACCTCCCCTACGGATACTACGCCGACGAGGCCAACAACTGCGCCGTCTTCCACGTGTGTCTGCCCTACATCGACAACGACCTCTACATCACCCGCCACTTCTCCTTCATGTGCGGCGCAGGCACCATGTTCGACCAGGAGCGCCTCGTGTGCGACTTCCCCGAGAGCGCCCTTCCCTGCTCCGAGGCCGCCGCCTTCAGGAGGTCCAACGAGTACTTCGGCCGCGAGGACGTCAACTTCCTCGAGAAGTAAGCATCTGTGCTGCCAAACTTCTGCCCTACAGAAACATTTCATACTCTCTACAAAAACATTTCTTCTGTACATTATTATCCTGTCAGTCTTTTccgaaattaaaaaataaagcgACAACTATTTTTCCCCCCTAAAATAATTGTTGAAACTAAAGGTACGAGGGTTCGTGTAACCTGAGACGATAGTTTACgccagggagaaaaagaaaattccaaacggaaatgaaagaaagaaagaaagaaagaaaaagaagcatataattttttatcaaaCTTCTGAATCGGTGACCTTTTCCTTTGAACAGCAATCTTAACAAAAGTTGATTTTCAAATGAGGATCAGgtttttaattttacttttttggcTATAAATCGACGGAATAGGATGGTGAGTcggtttattttttaattactgaAAAAGTAATTAACTCGAAATGAAGCCAAGATGAGTCGGTGTGAGTTCTGCCCTTTGTTTCCCC
Proteins encoded:
- the LOC113828969 gene encoding U-scoloptoxin(01)-Cw1a; this translates as MKTLAVVCVLLGVAAALPGLRQRRDSSALFYELPSNASLILGGIQTGFECGDLPYGYYADEANNCAVFHVCLPYIDNDLYITRHFSFMCGAGTMFDQERLVCDFPESALPCSEAAAFRRSNEYFGREDVNFLEK